A single window of uncultured Methanospirillum sp. DNA harbors:
- a CDS encoding CAP domain-containing protein, with protein sequence MLHGTRRLTGLHIVPVPDWKPMITMKSLHLISSFLLLLFLVGFSMAESPIINNSTILNSSAGAVHADLLNTADLAIIASITPREAEMGSPFSAAIGVVNPGPAAADQVRIDYYLVPNATGAIPIWIHQKTAEEIPAFYSDRVPFTVDLPGGITPGEYNLMATISTVTIDRNLSNNEYISAAPVEVKRAVEPSQSDLPDLDVSLDSISATEITPDYPLTINYTVSNIGKGSAGTFRLGFYLSKDPEVDPSDQKLWDVIFYQAYPGMSEPGSSTNLIPHDIAPGEYYLGAVIDFTHMVLEADEEGNTAVLGTPITITPQNPPVTQAFLDQVAGYITEKTNKYREYRDLSALNYDPKLAAIAQSHSTDMAARNYFAHETPEGVNPTGRAQEAKYETTKRLSDGSVRIGIAENIVKIAKGNIIGKGYSGFVDPSDSQQVADVMMIEWINSPEHNQNLVNTGIDRIGVGVTYDGEFFYATQNFY encoded by the coding sequence ATGCTGCACGGGACCAGAAGGCTTACTGGTCTTCATATCGTACCAGTACCGGACTGGAAGCCGATGATCACGATGAAATCTCTCCATCTCATAAGTTCTTTCCTTCTGCTCCTGTTCCTTGTCGGGTTCAGCATGGCAGAATCCCCGATAATTAATAACTCGACGATTCTGAACAGTTCAGCAGGTGCTGTCCATGCAGATCTGCTGAACACTGCAGACCTTGCCATCATAGCCAGCATCACCCCACGGGAGGCAGAGATGGGATCTCCGTTCTCTGCCGCAATTGGTGTGGTGAACCCGGGACCTGCAGCAGCCGACCAGGTCAGGATTGACTATTACCTGGTTCCGAATGCCACCGGTGCCATTCCAATATGGATACATCAGAAGACCGCCGAAGAGATCCCTGCTTTTTACAGCGACAGGGTCCCATTCACCGTGGATCTTCCTGGTGGAATCACGCCTGGAGAATACAATCTCATGGCAACCATCTCGACTGTCACGATTGACCGGAACCTGAGCAACAACGAGTACATCTCGGCTGCTCCTGTCGAGGTGAAACGTGCGGTAGAACCGTCACAGTCAGATCTTCCTGATCTCGACGTCTCACTTGATAGTATATCAGCCACTGAGATAACACCGGACTACCCGCTCACTATCAACTACACCGTCTCCAACATCGGAAAAGGGAGTGCAGGAACCTTCCGTCTTGGTTTTTATCTCTCCAAAGATCCTGAAGTGGACCCGTCAGATCAGAAACTCTGGGATGTCATCTTCTATCAGGCATACCCGGGAATGTCAGAACCAGGATCAAGTACAAATCTGATTCCCCATGATATCGCACCGGGTGAGTACTACCTCGGTGCGGTCATTGACTTCACCCACATGGTTTTAGAGGCAGATGAAGAGGGGAATACCGCAGTTCTTGGAACACCGATCACGATCACACCGCAGAATCCTCCGGTTACCCAGGCATTTCTCGATCAGGTAGCCGGGTACATCACAGAAAAGACCAATAAATACAGGGAGTACAGGGACCTGTCCGCCCTGAACTATGACCCAAAACTCGCAGCAATTGCACAGTCCCACAGCACCGACATGGCAGCCCGCAACTACTTTGCACATGAAACACCGGAGGGAGTGAACCCGACCGGACGGGCACAGGAGGCAAAGTACGAGACCACCAAGAGGCTCTCGGATGGAAGCGTGAGAATCGGTATTGCAGAGAATATCGTTAAGATCGCGAAGGGTAATATCATCGGTAAAGGGTACTCAGGATTTGTGGACCCGAGCGATTCGCAACAGGTCGCTGACGTGATGATGATTGAATGGATAAACAGCCCAGAACATAATCAGAACCTGGTCAACACCGGTATCGATCGAATCGGTGTAGGAGTTACATATGACGGAGAGTTCTTCTATGCAACCCAGAACTTCTATTGA
- the ruvB gene encoding Holliday junction branch migration DNA helicase RuvB, whose product MSEQVLKPAILDEDKEEKTVRPSLLEEFIGQKQVKENLAIAIESAKLRGQPLDHVLFSGPPGLGKTTLAHIIAREMSSAIEATTGPVIERPGDLAAMLTPLKQRDLLFIDEIHRLSPIVEEILYPAMEDYAIDVMIGEGPSARSIRLPLERFTLVGATTRIGLLSSPFRDRFGLILRLDLYDPVDLATIVTRSASILKIPITPEGADEIARRSRGTPRIANRLLRRVYDYAIVRGDGSVDDQIADLALTSLGIDRLGLDELDRRILQVIARDFQGGPVGLKTIAISVGEETRTIEDVYEPFLIRIGFLKRTPQGRETTPAAINHLTGSELPGTTNSSLNDFIR is encoded by the coding sequence ATGAGTGAGCAGGTTCTTAAGCCGGCTATTCTGGACGAGGACAAGGAGGAGAAGACGGTCCGCCCGTCGCTTCTCGAAGAGTTCATCGGGCAGAAGCAGGTGAAGGAGAATCTGGCAATCGCCATCGAGTCTGCAAAGCTTCGTGGGCAGCCACTCGATCATGTTCTCTTCTCAGGTCCTCCTGGACTTGGCAAGACCACCCTCGCCCATATCATTGCACGGGAGATGAGTTCTGCCATTGAGGCCACGACCGGCCCGGTGATAGAGCGACCGGGCGACCTGGCTGCAATGCTTACGCCCCTGAAACAGAGGGATCTCCTCTTCATCGACGAGATCCATCGGTTGAGCCCGATCGTCGAAGAGATCCTTTATCCCGCGATGGAGGATTATGCGATCGATGTCATGATCGGGGAGGGACCGTCGGCCCGCTCAATACGGCTGCCGCTTGAGCGGTTCACACTCGTTGGAGCAACCACCAGGATCGGCCTGCTCAGTTCGCCATTCAGAGACCGGTTTGGTCTCATCCTCAGGCTGGATCTCTATGATCCTGTAGATCTCGCAACGATCGTGACCCGGAGTGCCTCTATCCTGAAGATCCCTATAACACCGGAAGGAGCTGACGAGATAGCAAGGCGAAGCCGTGGAACCCCAAGGATAGCAAACCGCCTTCTCAGAAGGGTCTATGATTATGCCATCGTCAGGGGAGACGGATCGGTCGATGATCAGATCGCAGATCTGGCACTCACATCACTTGGTATCGATCGGCTCGGGCTTGACGAACTTGACCGCAGGATCCTTCAGGTTATTGCACGGGACTTCCAGGGCGGACCGGTGGGACTGAAGACGATTGCCATCTCGGTTGGCGAAGAGACCAGAACGATAGAGGATGTGTATGAGCCGTTTCTGATCAGGATCGGATTTCTCAAGCGTACACCCCAGGGGAGGGAGACCACACCGGCCGCAATCAATCACCTGACCGGATCAGAACTCCCAGGCACCACAAACTCATCACTCAACGATTTCATCAGGTGA